One Clostridium estertheticum DNA segment encodes these proteins:
- a CDS encoding nitroreductase family protein encodes MNETLKLLNDRTSLRKYMDKPISPEDLQYILEGAMRAPTAGNMMTYSIIVVQDNKKKEILSKSCDNQPFIAKAPLVLIFVADYQKWFEYYKVNNVLEYCKKNNMEYLAPSEASLFLAIGDAIIAAQNAVVAAEAIGIGSCYIGDIMEKYEFHKELLKLPEFAFPAAMLCLGYYPEDYNIKPRDRFSQKYVVFNEEYKTLSADEIQDMHKTLNNRPITGNKFNADNYAQMHYAFKTGADFSVEMARSIKEVLKIWNGKKL; translated from the coding sequence ATGAATGAAACACTAAAACTGTTAAATGATAGAACTTCCCTAAGAAAATATATGGATAAGCCAATATCCCCAGAGGATTTACAGTATATTTTAGAAGGAGCTATGAGAGCCCCAACCGCTGGAAATATGATGACTTACTCTATAATTGTAGTTCAGGATAATAAAAAAAAAGAAATACTCAGCAAAAGCTGTGACAATCAGCCTTTTATAGCTAAAGCACCCCTAGTTCTAATTTTTGTAGCTGATTATCAAAAATGGTTTGAATACTATAAGGTAAATAACGTACTGGAATATTGTAAGAAAAACAACATGGAATATTTAGCCCCCTCAGAAGCAAGCCTTTTTCTAGCTATTGGAGATGCAATAATAGCAGCACAAAATGCTGTAGTAGCAGCTGAAGCAATAGGGATTGGCTCTTGCTATATCGGTGACATAATGGAAAAATATGAGTTTCATAAAGAGCTTCTAAAATTACCTGAATTTGCATTTCCCGCAGCTATGTTGTGCCTTGGTTATTACCCAGAGGATTATAATATTAAACCAAGAGATAGGTTTTCACAAAAATATGTGGTATTTAATGAAGAGTACAAAACCTTATCCGCAGACGAAATTCAAGATATGCACAAAACACTAAACAATCGCCCTATAACTGGCAACAAATTTAATGCAGATAATTATGCACAAATGCATTATGCCTTTAAAACCGGAGCGGATTTCTCTGTAGAAATGGCAAGGTCAATTAAAGAAGTTTTAAAAATATGGAATGGAAAAAAATTATAA
- a CDS encoding GntR family transcriptional regulator, whose protein sequence is MQIAKAIEENVFKGIFEEETVIPSTTEISVKYKINPATVAKGFNLLVDEGIIYKKRGVGMFVVTGSKEKLIKKRKENFYECYIVSLIEEAKKLDISSSDIIKMIQGGI, encoded by the coding sequence ATGCAGATTGCAAAAGCTATTGAGGAGAACGTTTTTAAGGGGATTTTTGAGGAAGAAACTGTAATTCCCTCTACAACAGAAATTTCTGTTAAGTATAAAATAAATCCCGCTACAGTAGCCAAAGGGTTTAATTTACTTGTAGATGAAGGAATTATATATAAAAAAAGGGGCGTTGGTATGTTTGTTGTAACTGGAAGTAAAGAAAAGTTGATAAAAAAAAGAAAAGAAAATTTTTATGAGTGCTATATAGTGTCATTAATAGAGGAAGCTAAGAAATTAGATATTTCAAGTAGTGATATTATTAAAATGATCCAAGGGGGGATTTAA
- a CDS encoding EFR1 family ferrodoxin (N-terminal region resembles flavodoxins. C-terminal ferrodoxin region binds two 4Fe-4S clusters.) codes for MENKQKILILYHSGAGSTKTIAEVYYKKLDSYFIDISSIDFEYDYKKLQNYEFLIFAFPTYHCSPSSSMMEFIKNMPVFDEPKKAFAFTTCGLYSGNALREFIKKCSSKNININGYSVYKAPATDGALLLPPIPFMFNYEKNIDYKIKVDIKKIEEIIKTDTGKVQCPSFKLYTILNYPNKVLGKAYKHKLKLLKENCVNCNKCVNNCIRKCWNIVGGYPHYEVEKCEFCFRCVHHCPNGAIILSAKTKTKIKLNEKFYKNLKEKIIHKLL; via the coding sequence ATGGAGAATAAGCAAAAAATATTAATCTTATATCATTCAGGAGCAGGAAGCACTAAAACAATTGCAGAGGTTTATTATAAAAAGTTAGATTCATATTTTATAGATATAAGTTCAATTGATTTTGAGTACGATTATAAAAAACTACAGAACTATGAGTTTTTAATTTTTGCTTTTCCTACATATCATTGTAGTCCTTCTTCTTCTATGATGGAATTTATTAAAAACATGCCAGTATTTGATGAACCAAAGAAGGCTTTCGCATTTACTACATGTGGTCTATATTCAGGAAATGCATTAAGAGAATTTATAAAAAAATGTTCGTCTAAAAATATAAATATAAATGGATATTCAGTATATAAAGCACCTGCTACCGATGGGGCATTACTTCTACCGCCAATACCTTTTATGTTTAATTATGAAAAAAATATAGATTATAAGATAAAAGTAGATATAAAAAAAATAGAAGAGATTATTAAAACTGATACTGGTAAAGTCCAGTGCCCTTCATTTAAATTATATACAATATTAAACTACCCTAATAAAGTTTTGGGTAAAGCATATAAGCACAAATTGAAATTATTAAAAGAAAACTGTGTAAATTGCAACAAATGTGTTAATAATTGTATACGAAAATGTTGGAACATAGTTGGAGGATATCCTCATTATGAAGTAGAAAAATGTGAGTTTTGCTTTAGGTGTGTACACCATTGTCCTAATGGAGCAATAATATTATCTGCAAAAACGAAAACAAAGATTAAATTAAATGAAAAGTTCTATAAAAATTTAAAAGAAAAAATAATTCATAAACTATTGTAA